GGCGTGGACATCACCCACAAGTCCTCGCACTACATCGCCTCCAACGGAATCGCCCAGTCGCCGGAAGGGCGGCGGGTGTTTCCGGACATGACGGTGGAAGAGAACCTGCTGATGGGCACTATCCCCATCGGCGACAAGTACGCCAGCGAAGACATGCAGCGCATGTTCGAGCTGTTCCCGCGGCTCAAGGAGCGCCGCACCCAGCGGGCCATGACCATGTCCGGCGGCGAGCAGCAGATGCTCGCCATCGCCCGGGCGCTGATGAGTCGTCCCAAGCTGCTATTGCTGGACGAACCGAGCCTGGGGCTGGCGCCGATCGTGGTGAAGCAGATCTTCGCCACGCTGCGCGAGCTGGCGGCCACCGGCATGACCATCTTCCTGGTCGAGCAGAACGCCAACCACGCGCTGCGGCTGTCGGACCGTGCCTATGTGATGGTCAACGGCGAGATTCGCCTGAGCGGCACCGGCAAGGAACTGCTGGTCAACG
This portion of the Pseudomonas sp. MRSN 12121 genome encodes:
- a CDS encoding ABC transporter ATP-binding protein yields the protein MTTGPILELKDLDVYYGPIQALKKVSLHINEGETVSLIGSNGAGKSTLLMSIFGQPRAESGQILYRGVDITHKSSHYIASNGIAQSPEGRRVFPDMTVEENLLMGTIPIGDKYASEDMQRMFELFPRLKERRTQRAMTMSGGEQQMLAIARALMSRPKLLLLDEPSLGLAPIVVKQIFATLRELAATGMTIFLVEQNANHALRLSDRAYVMVNGEIRLSGTGKELLVNEEVRNAYLGGH